The window CAGCTTCCTCTCCGGTCTACGTATTTGTGGACAATGAAATAGTCCACTTTCACAAGGCAGACCATCTGATCGGACAAGGCAGTTTTCAGACCGCAGAAGCCATTCGCAAGCACACAGGTGACGATAGAGTACAGGTAGCTTCCATCGGTCCCGGTGGTGAGAACATGGTACGCTACGCCTGCATCAATGACAGCTACTGCCGGGCAACCCGGGGTGGCGCTGGCGCGGTCATGGGATCAAAGAGGCTCAAGGCCATCGCTATTAGAGGAACCAGGGCTATCTCAGCATATGACCTCCGCGGGGTGGAAAGAGCCTCCATCGATCTTTATGCCAGAGCTCAGGCAGAAACTGCCTCGGGACACAAGAACCCGAGAACGCCAGACAACCTCCTGCCCATAAACCGTCTGGATGCTCTGCCCACCAGAAACTTCCAGCAATCCAGTTTTGAGCAGGCCAACATCACCGAGGAGTACCTGGCCGCAAACCATCTGGTCAAGATAATCGCCTGTCCCACCTGCCCTGCCGCCTGTGAACACCTCTATCAGGTTGTGGACGGAGGGCCAGAAGTGGCATTGGACTACGAAAGCCTGGCAGCTTTAGGACCCCTATGCGGCATTGACTCCGTACCGGCGATATTGAAAGCCGTGGAATTATGTCAATTCCACGGAATGGATACGGTGAGCACCGGGAACTCCATCGCCTGGGCCATGGAAAGCTTTGAGAAAGGGCTGTTGACCAAGGAAGACACGCAGGGAATCAACTTATCCTTTGGAAACCCTGAAGCTCTCGTGGCAATAGTGGAGAGCATCGGGAAGCGCAACGGTATAGGCAATCTGCTGGCAGAAGGAACGAAACGGGCTTCGGCCAAACTCGGTCGGGGCTCTGAGCGCTGGGCTATGCATTCCAAGGGACTGGAACTGGCGGGCTACGATCCCAGAACCATGAAGAGCCGAGCTTTAAGGTTTGCAGTCGGTCTGGAAATACAATCCAATGATTGCTTTCATTGCGGGGATGAGGATATACACTCATCCTCCAGCACCAGCCTTTCAAATCAGGAGAGGGAAGACACAGCCGCTGTCTCTAATTCTCTTATGATCTGCGGACTGATTCATAGCTGCTTTTCAGACTTCCTGTCAGAGGCAGCTCATCTCTATACCCTGGCAACCGGAATCCACATCAGCCCTGCTGAGTTGAAGCAAGCAGGAGAGAGAATCAACAACCTGAAGAAGACTCTCAATATCCGTGAGGGATGGAGGCGCAGTGATGATTGGCTTCCACCCCGCCTGTTCAAAGACCCCATAACTTCCGGGAAAGCAAAAGGCGCTGTCCTCTCCGATAAGGAGTTGCAGGCGATGATAGAGGGCTACTACCAGTCCCGGGGCTGGACTATCGAAGGCCTGATTCCGACAGTAAAACTGAAGGCGCTCGGAATGGATGACATACTGGAAATGGCGAAAGGAAGTTGGCATGGAGCGTCGCTACATACAGTGTGACAGGGATAAGTGCACCGGCTGCCTCATATGTGAGTTTGCCTGCTCAGCCTCAAAGGAGGGCAGCTTCGACCTGGAGCGATCCAGAATACATGTGATCCAGCCAACACCCTCTATGATAGCTGTCGCAGTCTGTCAATTCTGCAGGAACAGTCCCTGCATCAAGGCCTGCCCCAGAGATGCTCTCAGCAGGGACGAGGCAACTCACACTCTCAAACTCGAAAAGGCTCGCTGCGCCGGGTGCGGCTGGTGCATAGAGGTCTGCCCGTTTGGGGCCATCACCCTGGATGAGAGTACCAAATCCGTGATTATGTGCGACCTGTGCCTTGATCATCCCCAACCCAGGTGTATCGAGGTCTGCCCTCAAAAAGCCCTCCGCCTCTACGTCTCAAAGAGAAAACAGAGCAGGGAACCTACCGGGGGCTAGTGTCGCGTCAGGTCGTCCTTCCGCAGAAGGATGACAGTCACCATTTTTCTGCAAGTAAGCACCAGCTTCAGACTTCGGACAGAGTCCCTACAGGCTACGGGCTCGAGATGACATGATGCGGCGGGGATTTCTACTCTACCCTTCCGAGACTTATATGACTTCCAGAGTCCAATCGCTGTTAATCCAGGCGCCCACTATTCTTTTTACCGGCAGATTCCAGGAGCGAACCACATTGATGCTTTCCACTATTTGTCTCCGGTGCTCTTGCTCCGCAACGGGATTGCCAGCACAGTCATAGTGCCCAGCAATCAGAATGGTATCCGACCCATGCGCCTTGACTGAGATCAAGACGCGTGCTTTTATCGAATCTCTCTGCTCTGTTGTACCTTGTGTCAAAAGCTTGTCGGGCCCGGGCTCGGTGATCATGTCCACATAGTCGAGAGAGTAGTTCTTCTTCAGCCAGTCTATGACCGGTAACTGAACCCGCCCATCCATACAGTTGATGGCAGTTCCGAACTTCCCTTTGTGCGTTTGTTTATCACCCCCTGCCGGGCTTGAGGCAGCCGAACGGCTGATTGACGGCCAGGTAGGAGTCTTGCCTTTGGGCGCTTGCTGTTTATCCATGATGCCTCACAATTGGATTTGGTTCTATAGTGAAGGCCTGTGGTTACACAGGCCTTCACCTCTAAGCGATTTGTCTCTTAGTTGAGCCTCTCTATTTCTGCGGTGCCCCTGTCTTCTTAGGCGGTTTCAACACAAACGCGGCGAGCAGGAAGCCAATCGCAGCCAGAACGGCAATGGGAATAAATGCGTCAAGCAGGGTACCCCTGAAGATTGACTTGGCATATCCACCGATGAACGTGGAGACCACAGCACCCACGCCGTAAGCCAAGAACAGGATACCGTAGTTCCTGGAAGAGAACTTAGTGCCGAAGTACTGCGCCGTCGCCGTCGGGGCAATCGCCAGCCAGCCGCCGAGACCAGCGTAGAAAGCGGCAAAACAGACGAAGAACAGCACCTTGTGCATGTCGGTTTGAGCAGTGCTGCCCCGCATGGTCAGCATGAGGACAGCAGCCAGGAAGATGACGACAAAGGAAATCATGGCCGCCACTCTCGGTCCCACTTTGTCAGTCACAAAACCAAACACCGGCCGCCCACCAGCGTTGAAGGGGGCAAGGATAAACTGAACTACGGCAGACGTAAAGCCTATGGCAATTATCGCCAACGCTCTGATGTCTGGCCAGATGCCAACGGCCAGCAGGCCAGCCGTCGTACCAATAGCAAAGCAGGCAAACAAGGCCCAGAACGTGGAGGTCTTGATAATCTCATTGCGGTCATAGTTCACGGTGCTCGTTGCGGCAGAAGGTGCCGCCTTCGGCTGCCAGCCTGCCGGCTTCCAGCCAGCCACCGGGAAAACCATGAACCAGAAGCAAATGAGAAGGACAACCAGAAACGCCAAGCCGAAGTACAGGAACGTGTCAAAAATGCCGTAGTGCTTGATGAGTATCTGGCCCAGGTATGTGCTTATGAACGGGGAGCCGCCGAAGCCAGCCACCGTCAAGCCCGTAGTCAACCCCTTCTTGTCAGGAAACCACCTGGTGGCTACCTGAATGGGCCCAATGTAGCACAGGCCTACCCCGATACCGCCTATTACCCCATAGGTAAGCACGGCTTGCGGCCAACTGTGCGTGAAGCTTGTCAGTATCCATCCGAGGGCGACTATGATGCCCCCGATAATGCCCTGCTTCTTCGGCCCTAGCTTCTCCAGAAACTGGCCGCTCAGGGGGAAGACGGCGGCGAAGAACGCCAGGAATATCCCGTATGGGAGTAGCTTCTCAAGAACTGAGAGGCCCCATTTCGTCTGGAGTGCCGCACCGAAAACGCCGTAGGCATAGACGCTGCCGAGGCAGAGGTTGATGATGAAACCCAGCAGGATCAGCATCCATCTGCCCTTCTCTGCCGGCATACCAAAGAGTTTCTTCTCTTCTGCCATCCCTTTTTACACCCTCCTTTTCCTCAATATTGTCTCCGTTATGAAAAGAGGCTGGCAGCAATATCCAGCCCCCATAACTGAGGTTAAGTTGTACCCCCCCTAAGATTCACTGTCATTCTATTCACAGAGGGTGTGAGGCCCTTTTAGGGTCCTCACACCCTGAACTTGTGTCTTGTCTTCAGACAACTATGCTAGCACCAGGCCACCGTTATCCGAACTTGAGGTCTGCCGCCCTGGGCAGCTTCTTGCGCTCCTCTACAAGGGTATTCACCACTCCAGGATCAGCCAGGGTGCTGGTATCACCCAGATTGGTGGTCTCATCCTTGGCAATGAGCTTCAAGATACGGCGCATGATCTTGCCACTGCGGGTCTTGGGCAGTCCTTCAGCGAACTGAATGATGTCCGGAGTGGCAATAGGACCAATCTCCTTGCGCACGTGGGCTATCAGTTCCTTCTTCAGGTCATCCGACGGCGTCTTGCCGGTCTTCAGCGTAACGTAGGCAAAGATGCCATCGCCCTTGATCTCATGCGGGTAGCCAACCACGGCCGCCTCGGCGACTGCCAGATGGGACACAAGGGCACTCTCAACCTCGGCGGTACCCAAGCGGTGTCCGGAAACATTGATGACGTCGTCAACACGCCCCATCAGCCAGTAGTAGCCGTCCTCGTCCTTCCGGGCGCCATCGCCGGTAAGGTAATAGCCGGGGAAGCGGCTGAAGTAGGTCTCCTTGAATCTCTCATGGCCACCCTTGCCATACACTCCCCTCATGATGCCCGGCCAAGGTGCGGTGATAAGGAGCTGGCCACCTTCATTGATAGCACACTCCATACCATCCTCACCGACAATCTTGGCACCTACGCCAGGGAAGGGCAATGTAGCCGAGCCTGGCTTAATCGCTATGGCGCCAGGCAGAGGAGTTATCAGGATGCCACCGGTCTCGGTCTGCCACCAGGTATCCACGATGGGGCAACGGCCTTTGCCGATGACATTGTAGTACCACATCCAGGCCTCGGGATTGATAGGCTCACCCACGCTGCCAAGAATTCTAAGACTGCTCAGGTCATGCTTGTTAGGCCAGTCCTCACCATCCTTCATCATGGCGCGGATAGCTGTCGGCGCAGTATAGAAGGTATTAACCTTGTATTTCTCCACTATCTCCCAGAAGCGGTCTGGCTTAGGATAGTTGGGGACGCCTTCGAACATGACGCTGGTGGCTCCATTGGCCAGCGGTCCATAGACTATGTAGCTATGCCCGGTGACCCAGCCGATGTCAGCGGTGCACCAGAAGGTGTCCTCATCGTGGTAGTCAAAGATCCACTTGAAGGTCTGGTAAACGTACATCAGGTAGCCTGCCTGGGTATGCATCACACCCTTGGGCTTGCCAGTGCTGCCGCTGGTGTACAGGATAAAGAGCGGATCCTCAGCATCCATTACCTCAGGCTTGCAGTCGGCAGTTATGCCGTCGGCGGCCATCAGCTCCTGCCACCAGAAATCCCTACCCTGCACCATGTTGCACGGTGCTCCGGACCTCTTGGCCACAACTACCTTTTTAACGTCAGGACATTGAGTCAGGGCAGCATCCGCATTCTGCTTTGAAGGGACTGTCTTGCCGCTGCGATAGGCAGCATCGCAGGTGACAAGGAACGTGGAACCGCAGTCGATGATGCGATCTCGCAGGGCCTCGGCGCTGAATCCGCCGAACACAATGCTGTGGATGGCGCCAATGCGGGCGCAGGCCAACATGGCAATAACCAGTTCAGGAATCATAGGCAGGTAGATCGAGACGCGGTCGCCCTTCTTCGCACCTAGCTTCTTCAGAACGTTGGCGAACTTACAGACTTCGTAATGCAATTGCTGGTAGGTGTACGTCCTGCTCTCGCCAACCGGTTCGCCTTCCCAGATGATGGCGGCCTTGTTCTTTCGATCCGTGGTCAGGTGGCGATCCAGGCAGTTATAGGTCAGGTTTATCTTGCCACCCTGAAACCACTTGATATTCCCTTCTACGAAGTCATATTCCCTTACCTTATCCCACTTCTTGACCCAGTCCAGTTGCTCAGCCATCTCTCCCCAGAACCCTTCCGGGTCCTCTATGGAGCGCTGATATATCTTCTTGTACTGAGCCATGCTTTTGATGTAGGCCCGCTTGCTCAGCTCACTTGGAGGAGCAAACTTCCTTTTCTCATCCATTACGTTGCTGTATCCCTTGGCTTTCGATTTCTCATTAACGGGGTCTGCCATATGGTATTTCTCTCCTCCTTCTAATGCTTCCAAGGCCACGTACCTTTTGTACATGCCGTATCTCACTTTATACTAACTTGCTTTGCCTCTTCGCCTCCTGGTAGTTTCTTCACCCCTTTCCGGTCCCAATCTGGCCAGGACGCCATCAAAACAGTCAACTGTGGATAGGTTTGAGGTAAGGGTCACTTCGAGGGGATGACTGCAGAGATATGCCTGGCCGAAGGAATTCCCTGCTATAGGTGTTCATTCTGTCAGTAATTAATATAGCCACCAATCGCTGTTTCTCTAGATCAACTAATAGCTTATCATAATGGCCAGTCACATGTCTAGTTAAGAGCGGGCACGGTAGTCCATAAACCTGCCGATAGCACGCGCCGCCCTGAAGAGGGAGGGATAAAAGGCTACCCCGCCTTCCTGGCACATTTTGCGGGTACTGGCCAGAATCCCCAAGCCCGCGTCGCTTTGCACGGCATGAACAATGACCGCTTTCGGCTTCTTGATGTCCTTAAATGACTCAAAGATGTTGCGCCTCAGGTCACTCACGAACTGGAGGAAGGACTCACCACGAAGAGCCTCAATGTCGGGGGCAATCTGCCAAAGCAACATATCCGTTTCTCCCCAGTTATCGAGCGTCTGGAGTACCGGTATCCAATCATAGGCATAGTGCCCCGGGTCGATAGGATTCCTGAGCATACTGCCCGGAGGGACAAGGCGCCTCAGCTCTGCCCTGACATCCTCTGGGACAGGAGGAAGGATCAAGCCACCAGACTCGCATTCATCCGAGGCTCGAACACCGGCACCACCACCCACACCCATCAACACAGCCTTTCTGCTGCGAGGAAGTGGGAGGAAGACAAAGGTCACCATCAGATCAATCATCTCTTCAAGATCCTCCACCCGGATGGCGCCAGCCTGCTTGATGAGGCTATCCCAAACAGAATCATCCCCGGCCAGGGCTCCCGTATGGGAACTGGCCCCTCTTTTCCCAGCCTCGGTGCTCCCCTTCTTAATGATGATCACTGGCTTCTTCGAAGCTGCTCTGGTGAGCACCTTTGCCAACCCCGGACCGTCCCTGGTTCCCTCCAGATAGGCACCGATGATCTCTGTCTCCGGGTCATCTGCCAGGTAATCCAGAAGATCGATCTCATTGATGTCACTGGCATTGCCGTAGCTCACCACCTTGCTGAAGCGCAATCCACAGGCGGCGGCACCACGGATCATCAGCAGGGTGTAACTGCCGCTCTGAGAGATGAAGGCAATATTCCCAGGCTGCTTAGGGAAGTCCGCAGCATACGACATCCCCGATGCCGGACAGTACACCCCCATGCAGTTGGGACCGAGGATGCGAAGAGCACCTCTGCGGGCAATATCAACCAACTTTGACTGGAGCTTGCTCTCATTGTCATCACCGGTCTCGGCAAAACCAGCGGTGTAGAGATGGATGGCTTTCACTCCCTTGGCCACGCAGTCTTGAACCAGTTGGGACGTGGCTGCGGCAGGAATGATGCAGATGGCATAGTCCACAGGACCGGGCACATCCCTCACGTTTCGGTAGACCTTCAGCCCCAACACCTCATCGCCCTTGATATTGATGGGGTAGATTTTGCCCTTATACCCGTGGTCAATCAGGGAATAAAGGAATATCTGGGTATGAGGATTAAAGGGACCGGGGGTAGCACCAACAACCGCTACCGAGCGGGGATGGAAGATATCGTCCAGTGACATATTCGATTAGTAAAATTGTACTCGTGCGCTGCCGCAATGACAAGGAGCCTCTCCCGGATCAGACTGATATTTTACCTAACCCCACCTGGTCATTCACAACACCCTGTAAACCGGGATTCCCCATATCAAGGGGAAGCCCCCTTTCAAACCCGTTGCTGAACACCCTACATGAATTTACTGTGGATACCACGGGTATTCAGACTGGGACGATCCAGACAAGCGAGGAATATCAGGGCCTAGTCTTGGAATCCCAGCGCAAAGCGCCATCCGGTGAGCGGTGATGTCTCAGACACCACATGCTTGGGAAGATCAGGATTCTCCGCAAGGATCAGTTCCGTGTCCGAATGGAGCGCCACATTACCCTCTTTGTTAGTGGCATAGAACACCATATCATCGGGCAGGTCCAGTTCTTCGGCAAGAGTCGTGCTCAAACCATCCAGGAAAATCGAGGTCCCGAGTCCCCCGATGACCTCCCCTTCCCGCTCCACTGGCACCGCGGCGATGAGCGACTTCTTGCCGGTTGACTTGCTGGTCACCAAATCACCGAGCACGTTGTTACCGGCCATGAGGCTGGAGAAATAGGCCCTATCCGAAAGGTTTTGGTTCGTCTTTCCCAGTTCAACAGTGAAATAGGAACCATCTGGCAACACAAACCACATGGTTCCCTGAACCTGGGACTGCTCAACTATGGCGAGAAGCCCCACCATCTCGTCCCAATCCCCGGACTGAACCTCCTGCGTCAGGGCCAAGGCTTCCATGGAATTCACATAGCTGGCGATATGGCTATCCGCCAATGCCACGAGGGCAGAAACGCCCATCTCTATATCCACCTTGTCGGTTTCTTTGTTTGCCCCACATCCCGAGGCTGCCACTAGTAACGCCAAGCACACTCCCACAACGCTGATGACCTTTTTCACATGACTCCCTTCCTACTCAATGTTTGAGCCGGGATTTCCCATATCAACTCGTAGTGAGCCGGCCTCGTACCTCTTTGGTCTCGACACCATTGAAGCTTGAGTGACTCTTTAGCCTTCTCACCCATTGGGTTCCTCCAGACAGACCCCTTGCCGCGAAGCTAAACACAGGGGCCTTTGAAGCTATTCTACCATAGCAATATGCCTAAGTCTCAGTTTGATATGGGAAATGCAGGGTGATATCATAATCACCACGCATCAAACAGGGTAGATCAATAGCCGCTTCTCATAGAGATAGCGGCGCATGGAAACCTGGATAGGACGGTAAGCACACCATGATAGTAGCGATGAAAAGGGGCGCCAGCCATGATGAGGTAGACGGCGTAGTGCAGCGGGCTAAGTCTTTCAACCTGGAGGTTCAGCTGAACCTGGGTACCGACAAGACTGTGGTAGCCCTGCTGGGAAGCAACACGGGGCAATTATCGACCGACTTTTTCGCCGTGCTCCCTGGCGTCGAGCATGTAGCCCGCATCATGAAACCTTACAAGCTGGCCTCCCGGGGATTCAAACCGGAAGACAGCATCGTTACCATCAATGGGATTGATATCGGCAGCAAGCGTATTGTGGTCATGGCCGGACCCTGCGCCGTGGAAAGCGAACAGCAGCTCATAGATGCGGCAAAGGCTGTCAAGAAGGCCGGAGCCTCCATCCTCCGCGGTGGCGCCTTCAAACCAAGGACATCTCCCTTCAGCTTTCAAGGTCTGGAGAAGGCCGGCCTGGAGTTACTGGCGCGAGCTAGAGAGCAAATCGGCATGCCGGTGGTCACTGAAGTAGTGGAACCCCACGATGTCAGCCTGGTTTCCAAATACGCGGATATACTTCAAGTAGGCGCCCGCAACATGCAGAACTTCGCTCTGTTGACCAGGATCGGCAAGAGCAAGCGCCCGGTCATTCTTAAGAGAGGATTCTCGTGCACCGTTACCGAGTGGCTCACTGCAGCCGACTATCTACTGGCAGAAGGAAACAGCCAGGTGATCCTTTGTGAGAGAGGAATCAGAACCTTCGAGGATAGCACCCGCTTTTCCCTGGACATATCTTCAATACCAGTAGTAAAGAAATTCAGCCATCTGCCTGTGATCGTTGATCCCAGTCATGCCGCCGGACACTACTCCCTGGTTCCGGCTATCGCCAAGGCAGCAGTGGCCGCCGGCGCCGATGGGCTGCTCATCGAAGTTCATCCCAATCCCAAGGAAGCCCTGGTCGATGGTCTTCAGTCACTCACCCCTTCGGACTTCGCCCGTCTGATGAGAGAACTCAAGCTGATAGCAGAGGCAGTAGGCCGATTCATCTAGGCGTGGTGTTCCCAGTAAAGACTTAACAATAGAACCCAGAAGGAATATACAATGGATTCCGTGTCAAGCACGGAATGACACATTGTACAGGTATTACGATGACACTACACTAGACAGGGCAGTATCTATTATCAGCAGGCTCCACCCGAAGAGGCTAGACTTTTACCAGCTTAGCTGTATAGATATCGGGGATAGCCAGTACCTGCCGGATCTGCTCTTCGTTCAAGGGCTCATCCAATTCCAATACCATCAGTGCCTGCCCCCGGGGCTTGAGACGGCTTAACTGCATCGAGCTGACATTGATGTCAGCATTGCCAGTTACGTTGCCAACCGCTCCGATAAGTCCCGGACGGTCAAGGTGATCACTGAAGAGGAAATACCCTCCCTTGGCCACGATATTAATCCAGTAGTCATTGACCCTGACAATATGCAGTTCACCGCGCATTACTGTCCCTGCTGCAATGGTGACCCCAGCACTGGTAGCAACGGATACTGTGATCAGGCTAGCATAGTTTTCACAGGCGGTGTCTTTATGTTCAGTAACCCTGAGCCCGCGCCTCTGGGCAACGATATTGGCATTGACAACGTTGATCCGCTCCTCGCTTATTCCCTCCAGCAAGCCACCAATAGCAGCCGCTTTCAATGCGGTCATATCATAGTTAGCTATCTCACCCTCATATCCAATATCGATGCTGCTCATCTGTCCTTCTGCAAGCTGAGCCACCATCCTGCCCACAGCAGTAGCCACATTGAGGTACGGCGCAAGTATGGGAAGGATCTCGGCAGAAATGAGTGGGGCATTTACAGCATATCTGACGGGCCGGCCTTTGAGTACTGCTATCACCTGTTCAGCAGCATCTATAGCCACATTAGCCTGTGCCTCCAGTGTAGAGGCCCCCAGGTGAGGTGTGACAATCACCTTCTCGTTTTTCAATAGCGGGCTATCTTTGGGAGGTTCCTGACAGAAAACGTCCAGAGCAGCTCCGGCCACCCTGCCCTCCTCGATAGCCTGCTGCAGCGCCTGTTCATCGATCAGTCCGCCTCTGGCGCAGTTGATAATCCTCACGGTAGGCTTGACCAGGGACATCTCCTTAGCGCCGATCAGGTTCCTGGACTGGGATGTCAAGGGAACATGCAGGGTGATAAAATCCGACTCTCTCAACAACCCGTCAAAGGGAACAAGCTCTACTCTCAGATTGCGAGCATACTCCGGAGAGACGAAGGGGTCATAGGCAATGACCTTCATCTGAAACCCCTGCACCCTGCGGGCTACCTCTGACCCCACATTGCCCAGGCCGACTATTCCCAAGGTCTTGTTCCTGACCTCCACCCCAACGAAGTTCTGGCGCATCCAGGCGCCTCCGCTGAGGTTGGCATGGGCCTGAGGAATGTGCCTGGCCAGGGCAAGCATCATGGCTATGGTATGTTCAGCAGCGGCCATCGTGTTGGCAGTGGGTGCGTTGACCACCACAATGCCCCTCTGGGTAGCCGCCTCAACATCGATATTGTCAATACCTACCCCGGCACGGGCGATGACCTGGAGCTTCTTCCCTGCCTCGATAACCTTCTGGGTCACCTTGGTCTCACTGCGCACAATCAGGGCTTCGTACTGACCAATGATAGAGATAAGCTCCTCAAGCTTAAGGTTTGTCTTCACATCAACTTCAGCATTCTGCTTCAGAACCTCAATTCCTTCGGCAACCAGGACTCTCATAGTTCTTAACAACCCTTACCCTTCTGACACCCGGTTCACTGAATTACCACGCCCAAATTCAAATCAATATTGTAGCATATAAGGTTCAGGCCTTCGCCCGAGGCAAGGCCTTCTTCAAGGCAGAGGTAACTTCCGCCATATCAGCCTCAGTCACCCATCCCAGGTGGCCAATGCGGAAGATCTTTCCTTCCAGTTTCTGCTGTCCACCGGAAAGAACTACGCCGTACTCCTCACGCATTATCTGCAGCAGCTTCTTGGCATCGACACCCTGCGGGGTGTTGATGGCCGTCACAGTGTTAGAGGCACAGGATTCCTTGGGGAAGAGAGACAGCCCCAGCGATTTTGCGCCGTCACGGGCTGCTTTGGCCGCGCGGGCGTGGCGGGCAAACACATTCGGCAGCTTCTCTTTCTCAATCAGGTCAAGACCAACGTCCAGGGCATAGAACGTCGAGACCGCCGGCGTCCAGGGAGTCTGCCCCTTCTCGTCAAGTATCTTCCTGGCCCGGCCCAGATCCCAGTACACACGCGGCATCTTGGCCTTGTCATATGCCTGCCAGGCCTTCTGGCTCATGCTCACCATAGCCAGCCCCGGGGGAGTCATCCATCCCTTTTGAGAACCGGTGACCACAACGTCACATTGCCATTCATCCACCGGCAGGTTGATGGAGCTAACGCTGCTGACACCATCAACCAGAATCAGCTTGTCAAACTCCTTCACCACCTTAGCGATTGAAGCCAAATCGTTCGTTACACCGGTGGAGGTCTCATTATGTGTGACCAGCACCGCTTTGACTGCCGGATCAGCCTTGAGGGCTTGGCGCACTGCATCAGGATCGGCAGCGGTCCCCCATTCAAAGGGAAGCACCTTCACATCAGCGCCGTAGGCCCTGGCAATATCGGCAAAGCGCTCTCCGAAGTAGCCGATGGAGACGCAGAGCACTCTATCGCCAGGCGAGAGTGTATTAACAACGGCAGCTTCCATTCCCCCCGTACCGGAACCCGTAAGGACAAGGACATCGCCTTTGGTCTGAAAACAGTGCTTGAGCTGTTCGGTCATCTTGCGGATCATAACGCCGAATTCTTTTCCGCGATGATTGATCATCTGCTTGGTCTGGGCCCGAAGGACTTCCTCAGGGCAAGGGGTAGGGCCGGGGATACGTAGCTGCATATTTATGCCTCCATCTTTGAGATTAATAT of the Chloroflexota bacterium genome contains:
- a CDS encoding OFA family MFS transporter, which produces MAEEKKLFGMPAEKGRWMLILLGFIINLCLGSVYAYGVFGAALQTKWGLSVLEKLLPYGIFLAFFAAVFPLSGQFLEKLGPKKQGIIGGIIVALGWILTSFTHSWPQAVLTYGVIGGIGVGLCYIGPIQVATRWFPDKKGLTTGLTVAGFGGSPFISTYLGQILIKHYGIFDTFLYFGLAFLVVLLICFWFMVFPVAGWKPAGWQPKAAPSAATSTVNYDRNEIIKTSTFWALFACFAIGTTAGLLAVGIWPDIRALAIIAIGFTSAVVQFILAPFNAGGRPVFGFVTDKVGPRVAAMISFVVIFLAAVLMLTMRGSTAQTDMHKVLFFVCFAAFYAGLGGWLAIAPTATAQYFGTKFSSRNYGILFLAYGVGAVVSTFIGGYAKSIFRGTLLDAFIPIAVLAAIGFLLAAFVLKPPKKTGAPQK
- the aroF gene encoding 3-deoxy-7-phosphoheptulonate synthase, producing the protein MIVAMKRGASHDEVDGVVQRAKSFNLEVQLNLGTDKTVVALLGSNTGQLSTDFFAVLPGVEHVARIMKPYKLASRGFKPEDSIVTINGIDIGSKRIVVMAGPCAVESEQQLIDAAKAVKKAGASILRGGAFKPRTSPFSFQGLEKAGLELLARAREQIGMPVVTEVVEPHDVSLVSKYADILQVGARNMQNFALLTRIGKSKRPVILKRGFSCTVTEWLTAADYLLAEGNSQVILCERGIRTFEDSTRFSLDISSIPVVKKFSHLPVIVDPSHAAGHYSLVPAIAKAAVAAGADGLLIEVHPNPKEALVDGLQSLTPSDFARLMRELKLIAEAVGRFI
- a CDS encoding CoA-binding protein, whose amino-acid sequence is MSLDDIFHPRSVAVVGATPGPFNPHTQIFLYSLIDHGYKGKIYPINIKGDEVLGLKVYRNVRDVPGPVDYAICIIPAAATSQLVQDCVAKGVKAIHLYTAGFAETGDDNESKLQSKLVDIARRGALRILGPNCMGVYCPASGMSYAADFPKQPGNIAFISQSGSYTLLMIRGAAACGLRFSKVVSYGNASDINEIDLLDYLADDPETEIIGAYLEGTRDGPGLAKVLTRAASKKPVIIIKKGSTEAGKRGASSHTGALAGDDSVWDSLIKQAGAIRVEDLEEMIDLMVTFVFLPLPRSRKAVLMGVGGGAGVRASDECESGGLILPPVPEDVRAELRRLVPPGSMLRNPIDPGHYAYDWIPVLQTLDNWGETDMLLWQIAPDIEALRGESFLQFVSDLRRNIFESFKDIKKPKAVIVHAVQSDAGLGILASTRKMCQEGGVAFYPSLFRAARAIGRFMDYRARS
- a CDS encoding aldehyde ferredoxin oxidoreductase family protein; amino-acid sequence: MHSYWGKCLIIDLTAQKSEVRELPQSLLRNYLGGVGLGTRLLLEWAKPGTDALSPDNPLIFASSGLAGTMAPASGNHAVVTKSPLSGFVSDSVSSGHWSLSLKRAGYDAVVITGAASSPVYVFVDNEIVHFHKADHLIGQGSFQTAEAIRKHTGDDRVQVASIGPGGENMVRYACINDSYCRATRGGAGAVMGSKRLKAIAIRGTRAISAYDLRGVERASIDLYARAQAETASGHKNPRTPDNLLPINRLDALPTRNFQQSSFEQANITEEYLAANHLVKIIACPTCPAACEHLYQVVDGGPEVALDYESLAALGPLCGIDSVPAILKAVELCQFHGMDTVSTGNSIAWAMESFEKGLLTKEDTQGINLSFGNPEALVAIVESIGKRNGIGNLLAEGTKRASAKLGRGSERWAMHSKGLELAGYDPRTMKSRALRFAVGLEIQSNDCFHCGDEDIHSSSSTSLSNQEREDTAAVSNSLMICGLIHSCFSDFLSEAAHLYTLATGIHISPAELKQAGERINNLKKTLNIREGWRRSDDWLPPRLFKDPITSGKAKGAVLSDKELQAMIEGYYQSRGWTIEGLIPTVKLKALGMDDILEMAKGSWHGASLHTV
- the acs gene encoding acetate--CoA ligase; this encodes MDEKRKFAPPSELSKRAYIKSMAQYKKIYQRSIEDPEGFWGEMAEQLDWVKKWDKVREYDFVEGNIKWFQGGKINLTYNCLDRHLTTDRKNKAAIIWEGEPVGESRTYTYQQLHYEVCKFANVLKKLGAKKGDRVSIYLPMIPELVIAMLACARIGAIHSIVFGGFSAEALRDRIIDCGSTFLVTCDAAYRSGKTVPSKQNADAALTQCPDVKKVVVAKRSGAPCNMVQGRDFWWQELMAADGITADCKPEVMDAEDPLFILYTSGSTGKPKGVMHTQAGYLMYVYQTFKWIFDYHDEDTFWCTADIGWVTGHSYIVYGPLANGATSVMFEGVPNYPKPDRFWEIVEKYKVNTFYTAPTAIRAMMKDGEDWPNKHDLSSLRILGSVGEPINPEAWMWYYNVIGKGRCPIVDTWWQTETGGILITPLPGAIAIKPGSATLPFPGVGAKIVGEDGMECAINEGGQLLITAPWPGIMRGVYGKGGHERFKETYFSRFPGYYLTGDGARKDEDGYYWLMGRVDDVINVSGHRLGTAEVESALVSHLAVAEAAVVGYPHEIKGDGIFAYVTLKTGKTPSDDLKKELIAHVRKEIGPIATPDIIQFAEGLPKTRSGKIMRRILKLIAKDETTNLGDTSTLADPGVVNTLVEERKKLPRAADLKFG
- a CDS encoding 4Fe-4S dicluster domain-containing protein, which gives rise to MERRYIQCDRDKCTGCLICEFACSASKEGSFDLERSRIHVIQPTPSMIAVAVCQFCRNSPCIKACPRDALSRDEATHTLKLEKARCAGCGWCIEVCPFGAITLDESTKSVIMCDLCLDHPQPRCIEVCPQKALRLYVSKRKQSREPTGG